Proteins from a genomic interval of Pseudomonas anuradhapurensis:
- a CDS encoding DUF924 family protein, with translation MLAPWQPLLEWWFGWGTSPQAVADEKSTLWFGKHHDAEAHALFGELVEHALAGGLDEWQQSPQGWLGLLILLDQLPRMIYRDTPRAFEGDRRAQVVAMQGLQKGWDYQLLPIQRVFVLLVLEHAEVLDWQNLCVERYQMLLDEQPEANRRLFEGFLDYAEQHQRVIARFGRFPHRNLVLERPSTSEEMDFLLEPGSRF, from the coding sequence ATGCTCGCACCTTGGCAGCCGTTGCTGGAGTGGTGGTTCGGTTGGGGCACCAGTCCCCAGGCCGTGGCTGACGAGAAGAGCACGCTGTGGTTCGGCAAGCATCACGATGCCGAGGCCCATGCGCTGTTTGGCGAGCTGGTCGAGCACGCCCTGGCGGGCGGGCTCGACGAATGGCAGCAGAGTCCGCAGGGTTGGCTGGGCCTGCTGATCCTGCTGGACCAGTTGCCGCGCATGATCTATCGCGATACGCCACGTGCCTTCGAAGGTGACCGGCGTGCCCAGGTAGTGGCCATGCAGGGCTTGCAGAAGGGCTGGGACTACCAGCTGCTGCCGATCCAGCGGGTATTCGTGCTGCTGGTGCTGGAGCATGCCGAGGTGCTGGACTGGCAAAACCTGTGTGTCGAGCGCTACCAGATGCTGCTGGACGAGCAGCCTGAGGCGAACCGCCGCCTGTTCGAAGGCTTCCTCGACTATGCCGAGCAGCACCAGCGGGTAATCGCCCGGTTCGGGCGCTTTCCGCACCGCAACCTGGTGCTGGAGCGGCCCAGTACCAGTGAAGAAATGGATTTTCTACTGGAGCCCGGTTCCAGGTTCTGA